From Algoriphagus sp. NG3, the proteins below share one genomic window:
- a CDS encoding CopD family protein — protein MTFEYLKALHIIFVVTWFAGLFYIVRLFIYQTEAMERPEAERIILKPQLDLMASRLWYIITWPSAVLTLVFGGLVLSYRAEFLQLGFMHAKLGFVFLLYCYHLWCHKLYKELQTGRTRWTSTQLRIWNEASTLLLFAIVFLIVLKSTLSMAWGLVGLITLAVTLMLGIRLYKKLRKKN, from the coding sequence ATGACTTTCGAGTACCTCAAAGCACTTCACATCATTTTTGTAGTCACCTGGTTTGCAGGGCTATTTTATATTGTCCGGCTGTTTATTTACCAGACCGAAGCCATGGAGCGTCCAGAAGCCGAACGCATCATACTTAAGCCCCAACTTGATCTTATGGCATCAAGGCTCTGGTACATCATCACCTGGCCATCTGCAGTACTCACACTTGTTTTCGGGGGGCTGGTATTAAGTTACCGGGCGGAGTTTTTACAGCTGGGATTTATGCATGCCAAACTCGGATTTGTCTTCTTGCTGTACTGCTACCATCTATGGTGTCACAAATTATACAAAGAACTTCAGACTGGACGAACCCGATGGACTTCTACACAGTTAAGGATATGGAATGAAGCCTCCACACTGCTGCTTTTCGCAATTGTGTTCCTGATCGTATTGAAAAGCACCTTGAGCATGGCATGGGGTCTTGTGGGGTTAATCACACTTGCTGTGACCCTAATGTTAGGAATCAGACTCTACAAAAAACTCAGAAAAAAAAACTAA
- a CDS encoding SCO family protein: MRSPILMLALISLLCFQCKPAGEKNKTLPKLGNWHINEKTEEGQVVLDTVYHTIADFSFTNQDGETITNESVHGKVYVADFFFTTCPTICPIMKKEMLRVYEEFGGHPDFRILSHTIDPKHDTQDVLQDYAQKLGIEDAKTWNFLTGEAEKIYEIGQTSYMTTAMEDQDAAGGFLHSGAFILVDQEGHIRGVYDGTKADQVDQLIADIPTLLGK, translated from the coding sequence ATGAGGTCACCAATTTTAATGCTTGCTCTGATTTCCTTGTTATGCTTTCAATGTAAGCCAGCAGGAGAAAAAAACAAGACACTGCCAAAACTCGGCAATTGGCATATCAATGAAAAGACGGAGGAAGGCCAGGTAGTTCTGGACACAGTATATCATACCATTGCGGACTTTTCCTTCACCAATCAAGATGGGGAAACGATCACAAATGAATCAGTACACGGCAAAGTATATGTAGCGGATTTCTTTTTCACTACCTGCCCCACTATTTGCCCTATCATGAAAAAGGAGATGCTGCGTGTTTATGAGGAATTTGGTGGCCATCCTGATTTCAGAATACTGAGCCACACCATAGACCCAAAACATGACACTCAGGATGTTTTACAGGATTATGCCCAAAAGTTGGGCATTGAAGACGCTAAGACCTGGAATTTCCTTACCGGGGAAGCTGAGAAAATCTATGAAATAGGACAGACAAGCTATATGACCACTGCGATGGAAGACCAAGACGCAGCAGGAGGTTTTCTGCACAGCGGGGCTTTTATCTTAGTGGATCAGGAAGGGCATATACGTGGTGTTTACGACGGTACCAAAGCAGACCAAGTAGATCAGCTCATAGCTGACATCCCAACCCTGTTAGGAAAATGA
- a CDS encoding cytochrome c has protein sequence MRNHLIVLLFAVACSSKSSNQENTLAQIENPEVMKYAVDGKTIYENLCGNCHQNDGMGLGKLIPPIKDSDYFQASVHRTVWIIKHGQEGEIEVNGQLYNQPMPANPQLTPLEISQISTYLYNIWGMDEGKITSKQVEKYLQEKPEF, from the coding sequence ATGAGAAATCACCTGATCGTTTTACTCTTTGCGGTAGCATGTAGCTCCAAATCTTCCAATCAAGAAAACACCTTGGCTCAAATAGAAAATCCTGAGGTAATGAAGTATGCTGTAGATGGAAAGACTATTTACGAAAACCTTTGTGGCAACTGTCACCAAAACGATGGAATGGGATTAGGTAAACTGATCCCACCAATTAAGGATTCAGATTATTTTCAGGCGAGTGTACACCGGACCGTGTGGATTATAAAGCACGGCCAGGAAGGTGAAATAGAGGTAAACGGGCAGCTCTATAATCAGCCTATGCCGGCCAACCCCCAACTCACTCCTTTGGAAATCTCACAGATCAGCACATATCTGTACAATATCTGGGGGATGGACGAGGGAAAAATCACCTCAAAACAAGTAGAAAAATACCTTCAGGAAAAGCCTGAATTTTAA
- a CDS encoding aminotransferase class IV, whose product MKPFCFADGQIIPTEKASIHPMDLGFIRGYGIFDFFRTVNFQPLFLDSYLDRFFASAEKTFLPLDYTRAELKAVIQDLIEKNHLKDGGIRMVLSGGISQNHFSPAKGKLFIFAESLIFPAQEKYEKGIKLLSLEYVRPIADIKTTNYALSVWDSMRWKDAGAEDVLYHMNGIISESSRSNFFIVKDGTISTPDTHVLMGITRKHVIELAGEVQIRPISLQEALNADEAFITSTTKVLLPVTQIDEHEIGAGKPGPVSLDLLEKFRKLEKELCY is encoded by the coding sequence ATGAAACCATTTTGCTTTGCCGACGGGCAAATTATACCTACTGAAAAAGCCAGCATCCACCCCATGGATTTAGGATTTATCCGGGGATATGGGATTTTTGATTTTTTCAGAACTGTCAACTTCCAACCTCTTTTTCTCGACAGCTACTTGGATAGATTTTTTGCTTCAGCGGAAAAAACCTTCTTGCCACTCGATTATACCCGGGCCGAACTAAAGGCAGTGATTCAGGATCTGATCGAAAAAAACCATCTCAAAGATGGGGGTATCAGAATGGTTTTGAGTGGTGGCATTTCTCAAAATCACTTTTCCCCAGCCAAAGGAAAGCTGTTCATCTTTGCCGAATCATTGATTTTCCCTGCCCAGGAAAAATATGAGAAGGGCATCAAACTACTCTCACTGGAATATGTGCGGCCAATCGCAGATATCAAAACAACCAATTACGCACTTTCCGTCTGGGACAGCATGCGCTGGAAAGATGCGGGGGCTGAAGATGTACTGTATCATATGAATGGTATCATCAGTGAAAGTTCCAGGAGTAATTTTTTCATTGTGAAGGATGGGACAATCAGCACGCCGGACACCCATGTATTGATGGGAATTACCCGAAAGCATGTGATAGAGCTAGCTGGAGAGGTACAGATCAGACCTATAAGTCTTCAAGAGGCACTCAATGCTGATGAGGCATTTATCACAAGTACTACTAAAGTGCTTCTTCCCGTCACCCAAATCGATGAGCATGAAATCGGGGCTGGAAAACCTGGCCCGGTATCTCTTGACCTTTTAGAGAAATTCCGTAAGCTGGAGAAAGAACTTTGCTATTAG
- a CDS encoding ATP-binding protein — protein MFSLKILIVEDDPVSALLLQKALEKNQHQILGIADSGERALEILSENHVDMVMMDINLAGELDGIRTTEIINENYDVPVVYLSASSDAETLNKVVGTNPSAYVIKPFNIRELNMVIELAIYKDRKEKELQLLNNELEEKVKQRTQELYNANKELTKALEKEREINELKSRIVLNVSHGFKTPLTSILSSAQLLQIYAEKDHPFKPKITKHAFKIENSVRALNNLLTSVLFFGKADANKIQYKPKKMFLGAFVKEVLDTVNAGRENDVTIKAELINLPKIITSDQELLYQVFENLLSNSVKYSKDGQEVVFKLEYADNKLTGTIQDRGIGIPQAEQNQLFDRFFRAKNVGIVEGSGLGLSIVKKCVDVLKGEISFESSAKNGTTFRVEIPVL, from the coding sequence ATGTTTAGCCTCAAAATCCTCATCGTAGAAGATGACCCGGTATCAGCTCTTTTGCTCCAAAAAGCATTGGAAAAAAACCAGCACCAGATTCTTGGAATCGCAGATTCAGGAGAAAGGGCTCTGGAGATACTGTCTGAAAACCATGTCGATATGGTGATGATGGACATCAATCTGGCAGGAGAACTCGATGGGATAAGAACTACTGAAATTATAAATGAGAATTACGATGTCCCAGTGGTGTATCTGAGTGCAAGCTCAGATGCTGAGACACTGAATAAAGTAGTGGGGACTAATCCCAGTGCCTATGTGATCAAGCCATTCAATATCAGGGAGCTGAATATGGTGATTGAGCTGGCGATTTACAAAGATCGCAAGGAGAAGGAACTGCAACTGCTCAACAATGAACTAGAGGAAAAGGTAAAGCAACGTACGCAGGAGCTTTATAATGCCAATAAAGAACTTACAAAAGCACTGGAAAAGGAAAGAGAGATCAATGAATTGAAATCCCGGATAGTACTGAATGTTTCCCATGGCTTTAAAACTCCCCTGACTTCCATACTTAGCTCCGCGCAATTGCTTCAGATCTATGCTGAAAAAGACCATCCTTTTAAACCCAAAATAACCAAACATGCCTTCAAAATCGAAAATTCGGTAAGGGCCCTGAATAACTTACTGACCAGTGTGTTGTTTTTCGGAAAGGCCGATGCCAATAAAATTCAATATAAACCTAAGAAGATGTTTTTAGGAGCATTTGTCAAAGAAGTTCTGGATACAGTCAATGCGGGCAGGGAAAATGACGTTACGATAAAGGCTGAGCTGATCAATCTTCCCAAAATAATCACTTCGGATCAAGAACTTCTATACCAGGTATTTGAGAATCTTCTTTCAAACAGTGTGAAATACTCCAAGGATGGGCAAGAGGTTGTTTTTAAACTAGAATATGCGGATAATAAACTGACCGGAACCATTCAGGATCGGGGTATTGGGATTCCCCAGGCAGAGCAAAATCAATTGTTTGACCGGTTCTTTAGGGCAAAAAACGTAGGGATAGTTGAAGGCTCTGGTTTAGGATTGTCTATTGTGAAAAAATGTGTTGATGTGCTGAAAGGGGAAATAAGCTTTGAAAGCAGTGCAAAAAACGGGACAACCTTTCGGGTGGAAATCCCGGTACTGTAA
- the sucD gene encoding succinate--CoA ligase subunit alpha, producing MSVLVNKNSKVIVQGFTGSEGSFHAQQMIEYGTNVVGGVTPGKGGSTHLEKPVFNSVEEAVQKTGADTSIIFVPPAFAADAIMEAADAGIKVIIAITEGIPVADMMRAKPYIIERGATLIGPNCPGVITPGEAKVGIMPGFVFKKGRIGIVSKSGTLTYEAADQVAKAGLGVSTAIGIGGDPIIGTSTKQAVKLLMEDPETDAIVMIGEIGGNYEAEAAKWIKENGNKKPVVGFIAGQTAPAGRRMGHAGAIIGGADDTAAAKMRIMRENGIHVVDSPAEIGATMAQALGVNA from the coding sequence ATGAGTGTACTAGTAAATAAAAATTCCAAGGTGATCGTCCAAGGATTCACCGGGTCTGAGGGTTCTTTTCACGCACAGCAAATGATCGAATACGGTACCAACGTAGTCGGCGGTGTAACTCCCGGTAAAGGAGGCTCGACTCATTTGGAGAAGCCTGTATTCAATTCTGTAGAAGAAGCAGTTCAAAAAACCGGTGCAGATACATCGATCATTTTCGTACCGCCTGCCTTCGCAGCGGATGCGATCATGGAAGCTGCTGACGCAGGTATCAAAGTGATCATCGCCATCACTGAGGGAATCCCAGTGGCTGATATGATGAGAGCCAAACCATATATTATCGAAAGAGGAGCTACGCTAATCGGCCCTAACTGCCCGGGCGTAATCACTCCGGGAGAAGCTAAAGTTGGTATCATGCCGGGCTTTGTCTTCAAAAAAGGAAGAATCGGTATCGTATCCAAGTCAGGAACGTTGACTTACGAAGCTGCTGATCAGGTGGCCAAAGCAGGACTTGGTGTCTCTACTGCTATCGGTATCGGTGGAGATCCTATCATCGGAACATCTACCAAGCAAGCGGTAAAATTACTTATGGAAGATCCTGAGACTGATGCGATCGTGATGATCGGTGAGATCGGAGGAAACTACGAAGCTGAAGCTGCGAAGTGGATCAAAGAAAACGGCAACAAGAAGCCTGTAGTAGGTTTCATCGCCGGTCAAACTGCTCCTGCGGGACGTAGAATGGGCCATGCAGGTGCGATCATCGGCGGAGCTGACGATACGGCAGCTGCAAAAATGAGAATCATGAGAGAAAACGGAATTCACGTAGTAGATTCTCCGGCTGAGATCGGAGCTACCATGGCCCAGGCTTTGGGCGTGAATGCATAA